One Leptospira levettii genomic window carries:
- a CDS encoding EAL domain-containing protein, giving the protein MFITESTEGNQFWNETYFVPHFQPIVNAINRSISAYEVLGRQFNPEENTYHSLGGLFHNREHDPVPIYNIDRILREKAVQTLKESNLRTKLFFNMMPNFLSRVHHTDLFAENFHIIQLIEKYGIDRNQVVIEITEDEFDGSIERLIQIVQIFRDYGLKIAIDDLGTGFSNLERIGYLHPDIMKVDIKIMRESLNKNSFKQVLGAISEMSQKLGSQLLFEGIETEEEVNLALSMGANLLQGYYFSTPNPHFLNRNTFSDKMKTVLENFSSVRSRELREKGIREQKIIDQLQDLFYELSDSSEEDFPYRFGQILGSLPREILKVFVCDGEGYQITPTYDLDRMNGGYLERSRQIGNNYAWKPYFLKHKEESERFRKKWGVTYPLYDINNQNQYVIFTFSLMAGKILVAQVSWSE; this is encoded by the coding sequence ATGTTCATAACGGAATCAACGGAAGGAAACCAGTTTTGGAACGAGACATACTTTGTCCCACATTTCCAACCCATCGTCAATGCCATCAATCGCTCCATTTCAGCTTACGAAGTCCTCGGACGTCAGTTCAATCCAGAAGAGAACACCTACCATTCTTTAGGTGGCCTTTTCCATAACCGAGAACATGACCCGGTTCCCATTTACAATATTGATCGGATTTTGCGAGAGAAGGCAGTCCAAACCCTAAAGGAAAGTAACCTTCGGACCAAACTTTTCTTCAATATGATGCCCAATTTCCTGTCTCGGGTACACCATACAGATTTATTTGCAGAAAATTTCCATATCATCCAACTCATCGAAAAATACGGGATTGATCGTAACCAAGTGGTGATCGAAATCACGGAAGACGAATTTGATGGTTCGATCGAAAGGCTCATCCAGATTGTTCAAATCTTCAGAGATTATGGTTTAAAAATTGCCATCGATGATTTGGGGACAGGTTTTTCCAATTTAGAACGAATTGGTTACCTCCACCCAGATATCATGAAAGTGGACATCAAAATTATGAGGGAAAGTTTGAATAAAAACTCCTTCAAACAGGTCCTTGGGGCCATCTCGGAGATGTCCCAGAAATTAGGTAGCCAACTTCTCTTTGAAGGGATAGAGACAGAAGAAGAGGTGAACCTTGCCCTATCCATGGGTGCCAATCTCCTCCAAGGTTATTATTTTTCGACTCCGAACCCACATTTTCTCAATCGTAATACTTTCTCTGATAAAATGAAAACTGTCCTCGAAAACTTTTCCAGTGTGCGTTCTCGTGAACTTCGGGAAAAGGGAATCCGAGAACAAAAGATCATCGACCAATTACAGGATTTGTTTTATGAACTCTCTGATTCGAGTGAGGAAGACTTTCCCTACCGGTTTGGGCAAATCCTTGGTTCCCTTCCTCGGGAGATCTTAAAGGTATTTGTATGTGATGGTGAAGGCTACCAGATCACACCAACCTATGATTTGGACAGGATGAACGGAGGGTATTTGGAACGATCCAGGCAAATTGGAAATAACTATGCTTGGAAACCTTATTTTTTGAAACACAAAGAGGAATCGGAACGGTTTCGCAAAAAATGGGGTGTGACCTACCCATTGTATGACATTAACAACCAGAATCAGTATGTTATCTTTACCTTTTCTCTCATGGCAGGAAAGATCCTTGTGGCACAGGTGAGTTGGTCGGAATAG
- a CDS encoding sugar phosphate nucleotidyltransferase, with amino-acid sequence MRFQEDSIDCVDFILKKDEVLTIILGGGKGTRLLPLTEKRSKPAVSFGGKYRLIDIPISNSLNSGFEKIFILTQFNSYSLNRHINRTYATNNIHQKSFVEIIAAEQTVSSANWFEGTADAVRKVLPYIREQKPKYVLILSGDQLYNMDLADFMQSHLMDPETQISVATNAIPEDQIFGLGIVKAGVGGTIQEFIEKPQDLTQVESCRTENGNFLANMGIYIFNTSTLIDVLEDRNMADFGKEILPKAIKERKVKAYTYDGYWEDIGTIKAFYEANLMLTDHIPKFNLYLEKTPIYTRARALPPSKINQAVVNQALISEGTILNQCEVHRSIIGVRQLIASGTKIYDSIIMGLDHYGYFDRKSGKIPIGIGPNCEIRRTIVDKDCTIGANVRLLNEQNLQEYEDDYIRIRDGIIVVPRHSAIPDGYSI; translated from the coding sequence ATGCGATTCCAAGAAGACTCAATAGACTGTGTTGATTTTATTCTCAAAAAAGATGAAGTCCTCACAATTATTCTCGGTGGGGGAAAGGGAACAAGGCTTCTGCCTTTAACAGAAAAACGATCAAAACCCGCCGTGAGTTTTGGCGGAAAGTATAGACTCATTGACATTCCCATCTCCAATTCCTTGAACAGTGGCTTCGAAAAGATATTTATCCTCACACAGTTTAACTCGTATTCGCTGAACCGCCATATTAATCGAACTTATGCCACTAATAATATCCACCAAAAAAGTTTTGTAGAAATCATTGCAGCAGAACAAACAGTATCAAGCGCCAATTGGTTTGAAGGGACTGCTGATGCCGTAAGAAAGGTATTACCTTACATCCGCGAACAAAAACCAAAGTATGTCCTCATCCTTTCTGGAGACCAACTCTATAATATGGACTTAGCTGACTTTATGCAGAGCCATTTGATGGACCCAGAAACCCAAATTTCTGTAGCAACCAATGCAATCCCTGAAGACCAAATTTTTGGTTTGGGAATTGTCAAAGCAGGAGTGGGTGGTACCATCCAGGAATTCATTGAAAAACCACAGGACCTTACTCAAGTAGAATCTTGCCGTACAGAAAACGGGAACTTCCTTGCGAACATGGGAATTTATATCTTCAACACATCCACGTTAATCGATGTATTGGAAGACCGAAATATGGCAGATTTTGGAAAGGAAATATTACCGAAGGCGATAAAAGAACGCAAAGTAAAAGCGTATACTTACGACGGTTATTGGGAGGACATCGGAACCATCAAAGCATTTTACGAAGCCAATTTGATGTTAACCGATCATATCCCTAAATTCAATTTGTATTTAGAGAAAACCCCGATTTATACGAGGGCGAGGGCACTTCCACCGTCAAAGATCAATCAGGCGGTAGTGAACCAAGCCCTCATTTCCGAAGGTACCATCCTTAACCAATGTGAGGTGCACAGATCCATCATTGGGGTCAGGCAACTCATTGCTTCTGGGACAAAAATCTACGATTCCATTATCATGGGTCTTGACCATTACGGTTACTTCGATCGGAAGTCAGGAAAAATCCCAATTGGCATTGGACCTAACTGTGAAATACGGCGGACAATTGTCGACAAGGACTGTACGATTGGCGCCAACGTTCGCCTGTTAAACGAACAAAACTTACAAGAGTACGAAGATGATTACATTCGGATCCGTGACGGGATCATTGTTGTCCCGAGACACTCTGCCATCCCTGATGGGTACTCTATTTGA
- the purQ gene encoding phosphoribosylformylglycinamidine synthase subunit PurQ: protein MKVRVVTFPGSNCDKDVGSVLHDYFQADVNYTWYKESFDDVPDLVVLPGGFSFGDYLRCGAMAKFSASMESVVKYANKGGKVLGVCNGFQILTESGLLPGALLHNRTLKYICKDVELVPVKENGFAKHFQGNLSIPIAHGEGAYFADAETLERLEKNGQVVFRYQENPNGSLHDIAGICNEKGNVLGMMPHPERAMNPFTGKMDGKQILEALLKN, encoded by the coding sequence ATGAAAGTTCGGGTGGTCACCTTTCCCGGTTCCAATTGTGATAAAGATGTTGGATCCGTACTACACGATTACTTCCAAGCAGATGTGAATTATACCTGGTACAAAGAATCCTTTGATGATGTTCCTGATTTGGTTGTTTTGCCTGGTGGGTTTTCTTTTGGAGATTACCTTCGCTGTGGAGCAATGGCAAAATTTAGTGCTTCCATGGAATCTGTAGTGAAGTATGCGAACAAAGGGGGAAAGGTCCTTGGAGTTTGTAATGGATTCCAAATCCTTACCGAATCAGGATTACTTCCTGGAGCTCTTTTGCATAACCGAACCTTAAAGTACATTTGCAAAGATGTAGAACTTGTTCCAGTGAAAGAAAATGGCTTTGCAAAACATTTCCAAGGAAATCTTTCCATTCCAATCGCTCATGGTGAAGGTGCATACTTTGCTGATGCAGAAACTTTAGAACGATTAGAAAAAAATGGCCAAGTTGTATTTCGTTATCAAGAAAACCCAAATGGATCCTTACATGATATCGCTGGGATCTGTAATGAAAAAGGAAATGTCTTAGGAATGATGCCTCATCCTGAAAGAGCGATGAATCCTTTTACAGGTAAAATGGACGGCAAACAAATCTTAGAAGCTCTATTAAAAAATTAG
- the purS gene encoding phosphoribosylformylglycinamidine synthase subunit PurS, whose protein sequence is MFVAKINVTLKESVLDPQGQTVLRTLHDQGKRQVQDLRVGKYIELKLNASSLKEAESIAKEICESVLVNQVIETYKLVVESQ, encoded by the coding sequence ATGTTTGTCGCAAAAATAAATGTCACCCTCAAAGAATCCGTCCTTGACCCCCAAGGACAAACAGTCCTCCGTACCCTTCATGACCAAGGGAAGAGGCAAGTCCAAGACTTACGTGTGGGAAAATACATTGAACTCAAACTCAATGCCTCTTCCTTAAAAGAAGCAGAGTCCATCGCGAAGGAAATTTGTGAATCAGTACTTGTGAACCAAGTGATCGAAACTTATAAATTGGTGGTTGAATCCCAATGA
- a CDS encoding phosphoribosylaminoimidazolesuccinocarboxamide synthase gives MIPSPHYKGKVRDVYDLGSELLLVATDRISAFDVVFSEPVEDKGKVLTRISTQWFRYFSDINNHLITDDVSRFPKPYQNDPSLMGRSVLVKKAKRIDFECVVRGYLTGSAWKEYLQFGTIAETPYPKGLQESYQFPTPIFTPARKNDSGHDENVSESTMEKEVGSDLFQKVKTISLHLYQKAHQLMAKQGILLCDTKFEFGLIEGEPVLIDEILTPDSSRYWDASTYVLGKTPASFDKQILRNWLESTSWDKNPPPPKLPESLIQELRKKYLELEDKINICLSQK, from the coding sequence ATGATCCCAAGTCCCCATTACAAAGGAAAGGTGAGAGACGTTTATGATCTTGGTTCAGAGTTACTTCTAGTAGCAACGGATCGAATTTCTGCCTTTGATGTTGTATTTTCCGAACCAGTAGAAGACAAAGGAAAGGTCCTCACTCGAATTTCCACACAATGGTTTCGTTATTTTTCGGATATAAACAACCATCTAATCACAGATGATGTTTCCCGTTTTCCAAAACCTTACCAAAATGACCCAAGTCTTATGGGTCGTTCTGTTCTTGTAAAAAAAGCAAAACGTATTGATTTTGAATGTGTGGTTCGTGGTTACCTCACAGGTTCCGCTTGGAAGGAATACCTACAATTCGGAACCATTGCAGAGACTCCTTATCCCAAGGGTTTACAAGAATCCTACCAATTTCCCACACCCATTTTCACACCCGCGAGGAAAAATGATTCTGGTCATGATGAAAATGTGAGTGAGAGTACAATGGAAAAAGAAGTGGGTTCCGATTTATTCCAAAAAGTAAAAACGATTTCCCTCCACCTCTACCAAAAAGCCCATCAATTGATGGCAAAACAAGGGATCCTACTCTGTGATACCAAATTTGAATTTGGGCTGATTGAGGGAGAACCGGTTCTCATTGACGAAATTTTGACACCTGACTCTTCCCGGTATTGGGATGCGTCAACCTATGTCCTTGGGAAAACTCCCGCCAGTTTTGATAAACAAATCCTAAGAAATTGGCTTGAATCCACCTCTTGGGATAAAAATCCACCGCCCCCTAAACTCCCCGAATCCTTGATTCAGGAACTACGTAAAAAATACTTGGAATTGGAAGATAAAATCAATATATGTTTGTCGCAAAAATAA
- a CDS encoding PP2C family protein-serine/threonine phosphatase has translation METKESQHTILIVDDVPENVELLKYLLSQEGFKTYTAYSAEEARLVLLNTRIDTLLLDVNMPEQDGFSFCRELREMDQFKLLPILFITSIDREVGFQEAMKNGGDDFINKPFNKRELVAKIHSVIRLKDLQDELYQQKSKYEKELQTARRVQDQLIPEKSFIWNGIKAQTLFHPYLQIGGDFVDTWIEEKKLHIVIADCSGHGPSAALIGAMFKMQLFNLVPNMGLKERVSHLRKNMELVLPEDYAITFCYAIIDQDLNLSYINGGHPAPIIYMDGETKLLKGMSPMIMGINMITNDEVQSIALKQGSKFFMYTDGASEAMNSKMEYITEEGMRDIFQKSVSIGGDILPTVQNQILEFCGTSTPNDDMAMVCIQL, from the coding sequence ATGGAAACAAAAGAATCACAACATACAATTCTCATTGTTGATGATGTTCCTGAAAATGTGGAGCTTCTCAAATACCTTTTATCCCAAGAAGGTTTTAAGACATACACTGCTTATTCAGCAGAAGAAGCAAGATTGGTTTTACTCAACACCCGCATTGATACTTTATTATTAGATGTCAATATGCCAGAACAGGATGGATTTTCCTTTTGTCGTGAACTCAGGGAGATGGATCAGTTTAAACTTTTGCCAATTCTTTTTATTACATCCATTGATCGAGAAGTTGGTTTCCAGGAAGCCATGAAAAATGGTGGTGACGATTTTATTAATAAGCCATTCAATAAGCGAGAGTTAGTTGCAAAGATCCATTCAGTAATTCGTTTAAAAGACTTACAGGACGAATTGTACCAACAAAAAAGTAAATACGAAAAAGAACTACAAACAGCAAGGCGTGTCCAAGACCAATTGATCCCGGAAAAAAGTTTTATTTGGAACGGTATCAAGGCACAGACTCTTTTCCATCCTTATTTACAAATTGGAGGGGATTTTGTCGACACATGGATTGAAGAAAAAAAACTTCATATCGTGATCGCCGACTGTTCAGGGCATGGTCCAAGTGCAGCTCTCATCGGTGCCATGTTCAAAATGCAATTATTCAACTTAGTTCCTAATATGGGTTTGAAAGAACGTGTTTCTCACCTCCGTAAAAACATGGAACTTGTTCTCCCTGAAGATTATGCGATTACTTTCTGTTATGCGATCATTGATCAGGACCTGAATTTATCCTATATCAACGGCGGTCATCCAGCTCCCATCATCTACATGGATGGAGAAACCAAATTGTTGAAAGGGATGAGTCCCATGATTATGGGAATCAATATGATTACCAACGACGAAGTGCAATCGATTGCTTTAAAACAAGGTTCCAAGTTTTTTATGTATACAGATGGTGCAAGTGAAGCAATGAATTCCAAAATGGAATACATCACTGAAGAAGGAATGCGTGATATATTTCAAAAATCTGTAAGTATTGGTGGAGATATCCTTCCCACAGTTCAAAATCAAATTTTAGAGTTTTGTGGAACTTCCACTCCGAATGACGATATGGCAATGGTGTGTATACAATTATGA
- the ccsA gene encoding cytochrome c biogenesis protein CcsA, producing the protein MERKIKLIHPALDFAFYIIVCISLVIAVFVSILYPNVILEQGLSHRIFYLHVPVAWVALYGPLLSFVFSLIYFFKKDLLWDRLAFTANQLAFLFALGVLFSGPIWAYSAWGVPWDKTDARLQSFFILCLSLLSYFIFRYLVPSRKKKAILSAYLSVLCALSAVLTWGAIRWIENPGNHPGSVLGKGGMDSDMKQTMWLGVLAYHFLFLFLFFLSNRNEKIHEIKNQLRSELN; encoded by the coding sequence ATGGAACGTAAGATCAAACTGATCCACCCTGCCTTGGATTTTGCCTTTTACATCATTGTATGTATTTCTTTGGTAATTGCTGTTTTTGTTTCTATCCTCTATCCCAATGTCATTTTGGAACAAGGTCTTAGCCACAGAATTTTTTATCTACATGTTCCAGTCGCCTGGGTTGCATTATACGGGCCACTTTTATCATTTGTTTTTTCTCTCATCTATTTTTTTAAAAAAGACCTGCTATGGGATCGCCTTGCATTCACTGCAAACCAACTTGCTTTTCTTTTTGCCTTAGGAGTTTTATTCTCTGGACCCATTTGGGCTTATAGTGCATGGGGTGTTCCTTGGGACAAAACAGATGCTAGGTTACAATCATTCTTTATCTTATGCCTTTCTCTTTTGAGTTATTTTATCTTTCGTTATTTGGTTCCTTCTCGTAAAAAAAAGGCGATTTTATCTGCTTATCTATCTGTTCTTTGTGCCTTAAGTGCGGTTTTGACTTGGGGTGCCATTCGGTGGATTGAAAATCCAGGAAACCACCCAGGTAGTGTGCTTGGTAAGGGGGGAATGGATTCGGACATGAAACAAACGATGTGGCTTGGTGTTCTTGCTTACCATTTTTTGTTTTTATTTCTTTTTTTCCTTTCGAACCGAAATGAAAAAATCCATGAAATTAAAAATCAACTACGGTCCGAATTGAATTAA
- a CDS encoding heme exporter protein CcmB, which translates to MSLFLNLLKKDFYLIGRSLGGVVSLFTLSVSVVFIFYTSIEVNEMLSARSIRGLKWAIIFILNFVIVSQSLWEERESMGWEASSSYVSPTYLYLSKSITIWFCTILVNALLILVLSIFFQNMVLERYLGEWLFANLGSGCLVFLGVSLGVVAFESRLKEIIIPLLQLPFSIPLFLFGLEAENRYWNEPGLYLPSIGLLLFFLLFYGTLGSIMVETLQNE; encoded by the coding sequence ATGTCTTTGTTTCTTAATCTATTAAAAAAAGATTTTTATTTGATAGGGCGTTCGCTAGGGGGAGTGGTTTCACTTTTTACACTGAGTGTCTCGGTTGTATTTATATTTTATACATCCATCGAAGTGAACGAAATGTTATCTGCAAGAAGCATTCGTGGTTTAAAGTGGGCTATCATCTTCATTCTTAACTTTGTCATTGTAAGCCAAAGTTTATGGGAAGAAAGAGAGTCAATGGGATGGGAAGCTAGTTCCAGTTATGTCAGTCCTACTTATCTTTATCTCAGCAAATCAATCACAATATGGTTTTGTACCATCCTTGTGAATGCGCTCCTGATCCTCGTTTTATCAATATTTTTCCAAAATATGGTTTTGGAGCGTTATTTGGGCGAGTGGTTATTCGCCAATTTAGGAAGTGGTTGTTTGGTATTTTTGGGCGTATCCCTTGGAGTGGTTGCTTTTGAAAGCCGACTCAAAGAGATCATCATCCCTCTTTTACAACTTCCATTTTCCATTCCATTGTTTTTATTTGGATTGGAAGCAGAAAATCGATACTGGAATGAACCAGGTTTGTATCTACCTTCCATTGGATTACTTTTGTTTTTCCTTTTATTTTACGGAACCCTTGGTTCTATTATGGTAGAAACCTTACAGAATGAGTAG
- a CDS encoding ABC transporter ATP-binding protein produces the protein MNRMLLETKGLTITVGEKTVLKEVNLSFFESGLLAVLGENGAGKSTLLKKMFHDSLTSPAWTWPLGKRKIAYLGHELGYYSSLSLEENLDYFASLDGAHSLERRMELLRLFRLEKRIWDPIHFFSRGMKQKVAIMRVLLSSAEIILFDEPFTGLDFESSLVLSSILNEEKKSRLVLVVLHSIPSELECTGQILIRQGNVFVS, from the coding sequence ATGAACCGTATGCTTTTGGAGACAAAAGGGCTCACTATTACTGTCGGCGAAAAAACCGTATTGAAAGAGGTGAATCTCAGTTTTTTTGAGAGTGGATTACTTGCAGTCCTTGGAGAAAACGGAGCTGGTAAATCCACTTTACTTAAGAAAATGTTTCATGACTCCCTTACTTCTCCTGCCTGGACTTGGCCACTTGGAAAACGAAAAATTGCTTATTTGGGTCATGAACTTGGTTATTATTCCTCTCTGAGTTTAGAAGAAAATTTGGACTACTTTGCCTCTTTGGATGGTGCCCATTCTTTGGAGAGAAGGATGGAGTTATTAAGACTCTTTCGTTTGGAAAAAAGAATATGGGATCCCATCCATTTTTTCTCCAGAGGCATGAAACAGAAAGTGGCCATCATGAGGGTATTACTTTCTTCGGCTGAGATCATTTTATTTGATGAACCTTTTACGGGACTCGATTTTGAATCTTCTTTGGTTTTAAGTTCGATTTTAAATGAAGAAAAAAAATCGAGACTCGTTCTTGTTGTTCTCCATTCGATTCCAAGTGAACTTGAATGTACGGGTCAAATTTTAATTCGCCAGGGGAATGTCTTTGTTTCTTAA
- a CDS encoding tetratricopeptide repeat protein: protein MFHRLFTFALLFLFPSIVFAQKLIGNKEYPELLWGKDEEFDTRDFPNGSFIYHKDDFILTRGKLFTGEPPKSNGSFTYGTETITNSGKWNNDTIELLLNGKANQRGEVIKRLEAGVRFDPQFFPFRYNLGRLYSLEMKYEKALVEFEYAKAEMPDYYKTYLHIGILSDITRQTYYAIMNYKLAVEKNPYDTEALIRLADHYLATGLKNRALLYLNKALKIEEESPNVKLGFARLEMEKGNYHIAYKIFNRTSLTTGEGKQKSYDKKFHYYFAETASKVTDYETAEEQYTKMLSFTNDPFFATVSSKVIARRRDIAKKFAEAKRTQLDDSEEEVTPPNE, encoded by the coding sequence ATGTTCCATCGACTGTTTACATTCGCACTTCTGTTTTTGTTTCCAAGCATCGTCTTTGCACAAAAACTCATCGGGAACAAAGAATACCCAGAACTTTTATGGGGAAAAGACGAAGAGTTTGATACCCGTGATTTTCCCAATGGATCCTTTATTTACCACAAAGATGATTTTATTCTGACCCGAGGAAAACTTTTTACGGGAGAACCACCCAAATCCAATGGAAGTTTTACCTATGGAACAGAAACCATTACAAATTCTGGGAAATGGAACAATGATACCATTGAACTTCTCTTAAATGGAAAAGCAAACCAAAGGGGTGAAGTCATCAAACGATTGGAAGCGGGAGTTCGTTTTGACCCACAATTTTTTCCGTTCCGATATAATCTAGGAAGATTGTATTCATTAGAAATGAAATACGAAAAAGCACTTGTTGAATTTGAATATGCAAAAGCAGAAATGCCAGATTATTACAAAACATATTTGCATATCGGAATCCTTTCTGACATCACACGCCAAACCTATTATGCCATCATGAATTATAAATTGGCAGTTGAAAAAAATCCATATGATACAGAAGCACTCATCCGACTTGCAGATCATTATTTGGCAACTGGACTTAAGAACAGAGCACTTTTGTATCTAAACAAAGCACTTAAAATCGAGGAAGAAAGTCCGAATGTAAAACTTGGATTTGCAAGACTTGAAATGGAAAAAGGCAATTATCATATTGCTTATAAAATTTTCAATCGAACTAGTTTAACTACTGGTGAAGGAAAACAAAAGTCATATGATAAAAAATTTCATTATTATTTTGCGGAAACCGCTTCCAAAGTCACAGACTATGAAACAGCAGAAGAACAATATACGAAAATGCTGAGTTTCACAAATGATCCTTTTTTTGCGACCGTTTCTTCAAAAGTGATCGCACGCAGAAGGGATATAGCAAAAAAATTCGCCGAAGCAAAACGAACTCAATTGGATGATTCGGAAGAAGAAGTAACACCGCCAAACGAATGA
- a CDS encoding ABC transporter ATP-binding protein has translation MFKIKNLSVHIGKRTILKDISFETNPREITGLIGKSGSGKSTLFRLALGLLPKSEGYEWTGELEWNGKLLGKKHCPEIQPVFQDPFGSFSPYQPIGELLFEPLKIQKQLVLNQELKSKERIRIESFCDRFELPTSLLSKTKRELSGGQLQRFAILRALLMNPEYLLLDEPVTALDVLVQKKIAEELKDINQKDSLGMLIVSHDLGFLSYMCDQIFVLEEGTITEFGNPKQLLKNPKSKLLQELVFARNHSFGGVTSSSESSN, from the coding sequence ATGTTTAAAATCAAAAATCTTTCTGTTCACATTGGGAAACGAACCATCTTAAAAGATATATCCTTTGAGACAAATCCGAGAGAAATCACTGGCCTCATTGGGAAATCGGGTTCTGGTAAATCCACTTTATTTCGTTTGGCACTGGGTTTACTTCCAAAGTCTGAGGGATATGAATGGACAGGGGAGTTGGAGTGGAACGGCAAACTGCTTGGAAAAAAACATTGTCCCGAGATCCAACCTGTCTTCCAAGATCCCTTTGGGAGTTTTTCACCTTATCAACCAATTGGTGAATTGTTATTCGAGCCACTGAAAATTCAGAAACAATTAGTATTAAACCAGGAATTAAAAAGTAAGGAAAGAATACGAATAGAAAGTTTTTGTGATCGATTTGAACTACCAACATCTTTGTTAAGTAAAACAAAGCGAGAGTTAAGTGGTGGTCAGTTACAAAGATTTGCCATACTCAGAGCCTTACTGATGAATCCAGAATATCTTTTGTTAGATGAGCCAGTAACTGCTCTTGATGTTCTTGTGCAAAAAAAAATTGCTGAAGAATTGAAAGATATTAATCAAAAGGATTCACTCGGAATGTTGATTGTTTCACACGACCTTGGGTTTTTATCTTATATGTGTGATCAAATATTTGTATTAGAAGAGGGAACAATCACTGAATTTGGTAATCCAAAACAACTTCTAAAAAATCCGAAATCAAAATTATTACAAGAATTGGTTTTTGCAAGAAATCATTCGTTTGGCGGTGTTACTTCTTCTTCCGAATCATCCAATTGA
- a CDS encoding hydroxymethylglutaryl-CoA lyase: MEKVKITEVGPRDGLQNEKTILSTQDKFEFVKRLVESGVKHIELTSFVRKDRIPQMGDAIELSALVLPKFASDVEFSCLTPNTKGYDAAKVAGFKEVAVFTATSESFTKKNINMTVLESFTSFQPIFEQAKQDGIKVRGYISTVIACPYEGKIPPEKTLEVALRLLDAGAYEISLGETIGVAVPDEVEKLLEVLLKKIPISYLNCHFHDTYGMAIANTKQALSMGIRSFDSSAGGLGGCPYAKGAAGNVATEDLVYFLTREGYDTGIQLDSLVQVSQFMETKLDRHFSSRTFIAKKNAS; this comes from the coding sequence TTGGAGAAAGTAAAAATCACTGAAGTAGGACCAAGAGACGGATTACAAAACGAAAAAACCATTCTCTCCACTCAGGATAAATTCGAATTCGTAAAACGTCTAGTAGAATCTGGAGTCAAACACATTGAGCTCACATCATTTGTCCGAAAAGATAGAATTCCCCAAATGGGTGATGCGATTGAATTATCTGCTCTTGTGTTACCAAAATTTGCTAGTGACGTCGAATTTTCATGCCTGACTCCTAACACCAAAGGATATGATGCTGCTAAAGTAGCAGGTTTTAAAGAAGTGGCAGTTTTTACTGCTACCTCGGAATCATTTACCAAAAAAAACATCAACATGACCGTCTTGGAAAGTTTTACTTCCTTCCAACCAATTTTTGAACAAGCCAAACAAGATGGAATCAAAGTCAGAGGTTATATTTCTACAGTGATTGCTTGTCCATATGAAGGAAAAATTCCACCAGAAAAAACATTAGAGGTCGCTTTACGACTATTAGATGCCGGTGCCTATGAAATTTCACTTGGGGAAACAATCGGCGTTGCTGTTCCAGATGAAGTTGAAAAATTATTAGAAGTTTTGCTAAAAAAAATTCCGATTTCTTATCTCAATTGTCACTTCCATGATACCTACGGTATGGCAATTGCCAATACCAAACAAGCTCTCTCCATGGGGATACGAAGTTTTGATAGTTCCGCTGGAGGATTAGGTGGTTGCCCCTATGCAAAAGGTGCCGCAGGGAATGTGGCAACAGAAGATTTAGTTTATTTTTTAACAAGAGAAGGATACGATACAGGGATTCAACTGGATTCACTTGTACAAGTGAGTCAGTTTATGGAAACAAAACTGGATCGTCATTTTAGTTCCCGTACCTTCATAGCCAAAAAAAATGCCAGCTGA